From one Chanodichthys erythropterus isolate Z2021 chromosome 3, ASM2448905v1, whole genome shotgun sequence genomic stretch:
- the ints1 gene encoding integrator complex subunit 1 isoform X2, translating to MLPAPNMPYQQHTSSYSKKNCVTMNRPKPTSIRRPSNNKPSGHPPPGDFIALGAKSQGSEPKANPALLKPPSTVLPPDRKREAASSLPSSSSLSSLSKRPKHSNTPPSALSRLAEVAAVDKRSISPSIKEPSVVPIEVSPAVLLDEIEAAEAEGNDDRIEGVLCGAVKQLKMNRAKPDMTLYLSLMFLAKIKPNVFATEGVIEALCSLLRRDASINFKAKGNNLVSVLACNLLMAAYEEDENWPEIFVKVYIEDSLGERIWVDSSHCKTFVDNIQTAFTTKMPPKSMLLQTETGRSGGDLSAGNSPHPSTPDEDEGQTELLIAEEKLSPEDDGQVMPRYEELAESVEEYVLDVLRDQLNRRQPMDNVSRNLLRLLTATCGYKEVRLMAVQRLEMWLQNPKLTRPAQDLLMSLCMNCNTHGSDDMEVISNLIKIRLKPKVLLNHYMLCVRELLNAHRDNLGTMVKFVIFNELSNARNPNNMQVLHTVLQHSPEQAPKFLAMVFQDLLTNKDDYLRASRALLREIIKQTKHEINFQSFCLGLMQERKEASYVDMEFKERFVIQVTDLLTVSMMLGITAQVKEAGIAWDKGEKKNLEALRSFQNQIAAIQRDAVWWLHSVVPTISKVGPKDYVHCLHKVLFTEQPETYYKWDNWPPESDRNFFLRLCSEVPLLEDTLMRILVIGLSRDLPLGPADAMELADHLVKRAAGVQSDDLEVLRVERIQLIDAVLNLCTYHHPENIQLPAGYQPPNLAISTLYWKAWLLLLVVAAFNPQKIGLAAWDGYPTLKMLMEMVMTNNYSYPPCTVADEETKTEMINRELQISQKERQEILAFESHLAAASTKQTITETNSLLLSQLTSLDPKGPPRRPPPLVLDQVKSLNQSLRLGHLLCRSRNPDFLLNIIQRQASSQSMPWLADLVQSSEGSLDVLPVQCLCEFLLHDAADDTSSIDDEEEGESKEQRVKKRQRQQKQRQLLGRLQDLLLGPKADEQTTCEVLDYFLRRLSSSQVASRVLAMKGLSLVLTEGGLRDGEERDQLMEEDSGDAELLPGYQWLLQDLPKLPLFDSVRGLTASALQQAIHMETDPQTISAYLIYLSQHAPVEEQSLHNDLALDVARLIVERSTIMNCLFAKHSCRPESDAVLSALITIFSAYIRRMRKTKEGEDLYSWSESQDQVFLRWTTGETATMHILVVHAMVILLTLGPPKGESEFYILLDIWFPDKKPLPTAFLVDTSEEALLLPDWLKLRMIRSEVSRLVDAALQDLEPQQLLLFVQSFGIPVSSMSKLLQYLDQAVSHDPQTLEQNIMDKNYMAHLVEVQHERGATGGHTFHSLLSTSLPQRRDSSEVSRAKVTVETPHGSVKMRAVSQVPVIGPEDDLTGILLQLFPLKVDPRWPPPPVRPLSLALQQTLAQEVLRARQGHIQQGGAAGRLLQALAALLNSPHAGALVMAMHHSHTISCPLLRQLHLYQRLVSQDVGFSSLFFNAVMQMLTWLENSAVETGPLHSLLKSLAAQYSHKHRITDVRTGFLHLAEALAYRRDSEVAARGIIASLRAGEKCNAEPELLRKVLQGLMEVKSPYLEELLSLLMTIGTENGTPGNAAGPVAMVISLLLQETEERGVKIEVDSKITESKKPGSCSGLLVDWLELLDPEVTSVCSDLQQKLLFAQNKAKSSGVSVAPSYRPYLLALLTHQSNWSTLHQCISSLLNKHREQRLDPTSALDFLWACSHIPRIWQGRDQKTPQKRTEQFVLKLCSEELISLVDLILSESELSCRDSATSKSALDQVSCSLLQSRLPLLHSCLHSDLDNVKKVSEYLISCVKKWGDSIMSKRCQTLLLQIYLHFPEVIQHIRLPEATLSAEGAADGSTCKLDVLVHRLITLLADTGDSKSAENRVSDANLACRKLAVSHPVLLLRHLPMIAALLHGRIHLNLHEIRQQTHLTFFSDVLAVLELLQPLVFHSDHQRALQDCLLSFIKVLQNFRRSSRMPIINKFVQFIQKYITYDAASAVPFLQKHSDVLQGLSTENPDLVQLKSLLAGLTLPVKSGSSESAAEDRDAEDSSSGSLPLVNISASVPLTAADMTKCLKKISKGEAIEDVFEGLTEVDEKSKRNPEIIQYFVNDLQRLMSSPEEVCRNMAFSLALRCIQNIPSMAAEFLPTFMYCLGSGNFDVVQTALRNLPEYVLLCQEHADILLHKAFLVGIYGQIDTSSMIAESMKVLRMEATT from the exons ATGTTACCAGCTCCAAATATGCCATATCAACAACATACAAGCTC ttacagtaaaaaaaattgtgtaacaATGAATCGACCAAAGCCAACAAGCATCAGGCGTCCCAGTAACAACAAACCATCAG GTCACCCACCTCCAGGGGATTTCATTGCTCTTGGAGCGAAGAGTCAAGGCAGTGAGCCGAAAGCAAACCCAGCTCTCTTGAAGCCACCGTCCACCGTTTTGCCCCCAGACCGCAAGAGAGAGGCAGCTTCATCCCTACCCTCTTCCTCCAGCCTGTCCAGTCTTTCCAAACGGCCCAAGCACTCTAATACTCCACCCAGTGCCCTCTCTCGCCTCGCTGAGGTGGCTGCTGTTGACAAGAGATCAATATCCCCTTCAATCAAAGAGCCATCTGTAGTTCCTATTGAAG TCTCCCCTGCTGTTCTTCTGGATGAGATAGAGGCAGCGGAGGCAGAGGGTAATGACGACCGCATTGAGGGTGTGCTCTGCGGGGCTGTCAAACAGCTGAAGATGAACAGAGCCAAGCCTGACATGACGCTGTACCTCAGCCTTATGTTTCTGGCCAAAATCAAGCCCAATGTCTTTGCCACAGAGGGTGTGATAGAG GCTCTCTGCAGTTTGCTCCGCCGTGATGCCTCAATTAACTTTAAGGCCAAGGGGAACAACCTGGTGTCCGTGCTGGCCTGTAACCTTTTAATGGCCGCCTATGAGGAGGATGAAAACTGGCCTGAGATATTTGTCAAA GTCTACATTGAGGACTCTCTCGGTGAGCGGATCTGGGTGGACAGCTCGCACTGTAAAACATTTGTTGATAACATCCAGACTGCCTTCACAACAAAGATGCCTCCTAAAAGTATGCTGCTCCAGACGGAAACAGGGCGGTCAGGAGGTGACCTCAGTGCAG GGAACAGCCCTCATCCTTCCACTCCAGATGAAGATGAAGGTCAGACTGAGCTCCTAATCGCTGAAGAGAAACTCAGTCCAGAGGATGATGGACAGGTTATGCCCAG GTACGAAGAGCTGGCTGAAAGTGTGGAGGAGTACGTGTTGGATGTTTTGAGGGACCAGCTGAACCGTCGCCAGCCCATGGACAATGTGTCCAGGAACCTTTTGCGTCTTCTCACAGCCACCTGTGGTTATAAAGAGGTCCGACTGATGGCCGTGCAGAGACTCGAGATGTGGTTACAGAATCCCAAG CTGACTCGGCCAGCACAGGATCTTCTCATGTCTCTGTGCATGAACTGTAATACACACGGCTCAGACGATATGGAGGTCATCTCGAACCTCATCAAGATCCGCCTCAAACCTAAAGTTCTCCTCAACCACTACATGCTGTGTGTCAG GGAACTTCTGAATGCTCACCGAGATAATCTGGGCACCATGGTGAAGTTTGTGATCTTTAACGAGTTGTCAAATGCCAGAAATCCCAATAATATGCAAGTCCTCCATACTGTTCTGCAACATAGCCCAGAGCAGGCACCCAAG TTTCTTGCAATGGTGTTCCAGGACTTGCTGACCAATAAGGACGACTACCTGCGGGCATCGCGGGCCTTGCTTAGGGAAATCATTAAACAGACCAAACATGAGATCAACTTCCAGTCCTTTTGTTTAGGCCTCATGCAAGAGAGGAAAGAGGCCAGTTATGTGGACATGGAGTTCAAA GAGCGATTTGTCATCCAAGTGACGGATCTCTTGACGGTGTCCATGATGTTGGGGATCACGGCTCAGGTCAAAGAGGCCGGCATTGCGTGGGACAAAGGAGAGAAGAAGA ATCTGGAAGCACTGAGGTCCTTTCAGAACCAGATCGCCGCCATCCAGAGAGATGCAGTGTGGTGGCTACACTCAGTGGTTCCTACCATCAGTAAAGTGGGACCTAAAGACTACGTGCACTG TCTTCACAAGGTGCTTTTCACAGAGCAGCCTGAGACCTATTATAAATGGGACAACTGGCCACCTGAGAGTGACAGAAA tttCTTTCTCCGGCTGTGCTCTGAGGTTCCTCTGCTGGAGGATACACTGATGCGCATCTTAGTGATCGGTCTCTCACGTGATTTGCCACTGGGCCCAGCTGACGCCATGGAGTTGGCCGATCACCTGGTGAAGAGAGCTGCAGGAGTTCAGTCTGATG ACTTGGAAGTGTTGCGAGTCGAGAGGATCCAGCTCATTGATGCTGTGCTGAACCTTTGCACCTACCATCACCCAGAGAACATCCAGCTTCCTGCAGG GTATCAACCTCCAAATCTGGCCATATCAACTCTTTACTGGAAGGCCTGGCTCCTGCTGCTTGTGGTGGCAGCGTTCAACCCACAGAAAATCG GTTTGGCAGCGTGGGATGGTTACCCCACTCTGAAAATGCTCATGGAGATGGTTATGACAAA CAACTATTCTTACCCTCCGTGCACGGTGGCCGACGAGGAGACCAAAACAGAGATGATCAATCGAGAGCTGCAGATTTCTCAGAAGGAGCGGCAGGAGATCCTGGCCTTTGAGAGCCACCTGGCAGCTGCCTCCACCAAGCAGACCATAACAGAAACCAACAGCCTTCTGCTGTCCCAGCTCACCAGCCTAGACCCCAA GGGACCCCCACGTAGGCCACCACCTCTTGTCCTGGATCAAGTGAAGAGTCTGAACCAGTCTTTGCGCCTGGGCCATTTGCTCTGCCGCAGCCGCAACCCTGACTTCCTGCTCAATATCATCCAGAGACAA GCATCCTCTCAGTCTATGCCGTGGCTGGCTGATCTCGTCCAGTCCAGCGAAGGGTCCTTGGACGTGCTGCCTGTTCAGTGCCTGTGTGAATTCCTCCTCCATGATGCTGCTGATGACACCTCTTCCATTGATGATGAGGAGGAAGGAGAGAGCAAAGAGCAGAGAGTGAAGAAAAGACAG AGGCAGCAGAAACAGAGGCAGCTTCTTGGGCGACTGCAGGACCTTCTGCTGGGTCCTAAGGCTGATGAACAGACCACATGCGAGGTCTTGGACTACTTCCTGCGGCGTCTCAGTTCTTCTCAGGTGGCCTCTAGAGTGCTGGCCATGAAG GGGCTGTCTCTGGTGCTGACTGAGGGAGGATTAAGAGATGGAGAAGAGAGGGATCAGCTCATGGAGGAGGACTCTGGAGATGCAGAGTTATTGCCAGGCTACCAGTGGCTCCTTCAGGACCTCCCCAAACTCCCTTTGTTTGATAGCGTGAGAGGCTTGACAGCCAGCGCCTTACAGCAG GCAATTCACATGGAGACAGATCCTCAAACCATTAGTGCATACCTGATTTACCTATCCCAGCATGCACCAGTGGAGGAGCAGTCCCTCCACAATGACCTGGCCTTG GATGTGGCTCGTCTGATAGTGGAACGCTCCACTATAATGAACTGCCTGTTCGCCAAGCACTCCTGCAGGCCAGAGTCTGACGCCGTTCTCTCGGCTCTGATCACCATCTTCTCTGCCTACATCCGTCGTATGAGGAAGACAAAAGAGGGAGAGGATCTGTACAGTTGG TCAGAGTCTCAGGATCAAGTGTTTCTGCGATGGACCACAGGAGAAACAGCCACCATGCACATTCTGGTGGTCCATGCTATGGTCATCCTGCTCACGCTGGGACCTCCCAAAG GGGAAAGTGAGTTCTATATACTGCTGGATATCTGGTTTCCTGATAAAAAGCCCCTTCCTACTGCGTTCCTTGTTGACACGTCTGAGGAGGCCCTTCTTTTGCCAGATTGGCTAAAATTAAGGATGATCCGATCTGAGGTCTCCCGATTGGTCGATGCAG CCCTACAGGATCTGGAGCCCCAGCAGCTGCTGTTGTTCGTCCAGTCCTTTGGGATCCCTGTCTCCAGCATGAGCAAACTGCTGCAGTATCTGGACCAGGCCGTGTCCCATGATCCCCAGACACTGGAGCAAAACATCATGGACAAGA ACTACATGGCACATCTGGTGGAAGTCCAGCATGAGAGAGGAGCTACAGGAGGACACACGTTTCACAGTTTGCTCAGTACTTCACTTCCTCAACGCAGAG ACAGCTCAGAGGTGAGCAGGGCTAAGGTTACCGTCGAAACGCCCCATGGCTCCGTAAAGATGAGAGCAGTTAGTCAGGTGCCAGTGATCGGCCCAGAGGATGATCTCACTGGGATCCTACTACAG CTCTTCCCTCTGAAGGTGGATCCTCGCTGGCCTCCGCCCCCTGTCCGGCCATTATCATTAGCTCTGCAGCAGACTCTGGCCCAGGAGGTCCTGCGGGCACGGCAGGGTCACATCCAGCAGGGTGGCGCTGCTGGACGACTCCTACAAGCCTTAGCAGCCCTTCTAAACTCCCCCCACGCTGGAGCCCTGGTCATGGCAATGCACCACAGCCATACAATCTCCTGCCCTCTACTGCGCCAACTCCATCTTTACCAG CGGTTGGTGTCTCAAGATGTTGGCTTCTCGTCACTGTTCTTCAACGCCGTTATGCAGATGTTGACGTGGTTGGAGAACTCAGCGGTGGAGACGGGGCCACTCCACAGCCTGCTGAAATCTCTGGCAGCACAGTACTCTCACAAACATCGCATCACAGATG TTCGTACAGGATTTCTGCACTTGGCTGAAGCGCTGGCGTATAGACGTGACTCTGAAGTGGCAGCGAGGGGAATTATTGCCTCTCTGAGAGCTGGAGAAAAATGCAACGCTGAACCTGAACTCCTACGAAAAG TGTTGCAGGGCCTCATGGAGGTGAAGTCTCCGTATCTAGAAGAGCTGTTGTCCCTGCTTATGACCATCGGTACGGAGAACGGGACCCCAGGAAACGCAGCAGGCCCAGTTGCCATGGTGATCTCTCTGCTGCTACAGGAAACAGAGGAAAGAGGGGTGAAAATAGAGGTGGATTCCAAAAT CACTGAGTCAAAGAAGCCTGGCTCGTGTTCAGGGCTGCTGGTCGACTGGCTGGAGTTGCTTGACCCAGAGGTGACCTCTGTGTGCTCAGATCTTCAGCAAAAGCTGCTTTTTGCTCAAAACAAG GCTAAAAGCAGCGGTGTGAGTGTGGCGCCCTCCTACAGGCCGTACCTTTTGGCCCTCCTCACGCACCAGTCCAACTGGAGCACATTACATCAGTGCATCAGCTCTCTGCTCAACAAGCACAGAGAGCAAAG ACTGGACCCAACCTCAGCTCTGGACTTCCTGTGGGCCTGCAGTCACATTCCCCGCATCTGGCAGGGGCGAGATCAGAAAACTCCACAG AAGCGCACTGAGCAGTTTGTGTTGAAGCTGTGTTCTGAGGAGCTCATAAGTCTGGTGGACCTCATCCTTTCTGAGTCAGAGCTGAGCTGCCGTGACTCAGCCACCTCCAAAAGCGCTCTGGACCAGGTCTCCTGCTCTCTTCTCCAGTCCCGCTTGCCCCTCCTGCACAGCTGTCTCCACTCAGACCTGGACAATGTCAAGAAAGTCTCAGAGTACCTCATCAGCTGTGTTAAGAAGTGGGGAGACAG TATAATGAGTAAGAGGTGTCAGACGCTGCTGCTGCAGATTTACCTGCACTTCCCAGAGGTCATCCAACACATCCGCTTACCAGAAGCCACCCTGAGTGCTGAGGGGGCAGCAGATGGCAGCACCTGCAAG CTGGATGTTCTCGTGCATCGTCTCATCACTCTGCTAGCTGACACAGGAGACTCCAAATCAGCTGAGAACCGTGTGTCTGATGCCAATCTGGCCTGCAGGAAACTGGCCGTATCTCACCCCGTGCTTCTACTCAG ACACCTGCCCATGATCGCTGCACTCCTGCATGGGCGCATCCACCTGAACCTGCATGAGATCAGACAGCAGACCCATCTGACCTTCTTCAGTGATGTTCTGGCTGTCCTGGAGCTGCTGCAGCCGCTGGTTTTCCACTCTGACCACCAGAGGGCACTGCAGGACTGTCTGCTGTCCTTTATCAAAGTACTGCAG AACTTTAGGAGATCATCCCGTATGCCGATCATAAACAAATTTGTGCAATTCATCCAAAAATACATAACCTATGATGCAGCATCCGCTGTGCCTTTCCTTCAGAAACACTCAGATGTGCTACA GGGACTATCTACTGAGAATCCAGACCTGGTGCAGCTCAAGTCTTTGCTCGCCGGACTTACTCTGCCTGTGAAGTCTGGTTCCTCTGAGAGCGCTGCTGAGGACAGAGACG CTGAGGATTCGTCCTCAGGCTCCCTCCCTTTGGTCAACATCTCAGCCTCCGTGCCTCTGACTGCAGCTGACATGACTAAATGCCTGAAGAAGATCTCCAAAGGAGAAGCAATTGAGG atgtGTTTGAAGGTTTGACCGAAGTGGATGAGAAATCCAAGAGAAATCCAGAAATCATTCAGTATTTTGTT